In Leptospira mtsangambouensis, the sequence TTCGAAAATTAACATTGATCTTAATTATATTCCTATCGAATTGTTTTCTTGTTCCAAACAACCAATCTTCAAGAGATTTTTGTAAAGAAGGAACTTCACTAAAAAATGGAAAAAAATATGAAAGAGATATTATTTGTTCTGCCTCGTTAGTGAATATAAAAAAATCAGAAGATAATAATGATCAAAATTTACGTGACAATGCCTTAATAAATTGCCTATTTGCCTTAGAAGAATTAAAAAAATGTGACAAAGAAGAAAATATAAAATTTAGTTTAACTAACCCTAGCAATTAAAATTATTATTTCAATTTCAAAAATCTGATATCTTTTATAATCTTTCAGACTACGCATAACAGCGACTAACCGCTTCACTTCGGGACTTACGCCCTCGTTCGGTCTACGACACATAGGCTTTTGTCACTCCTCTTGCCTTCGCAAGCGTCGTGCCAATCCCTAACGTCCCGTCTCGGGACTCAGGGCACAGCCTACGTCGGTTAGTCTAATTCGTTATACGCCATTACCGCAAAACAAATTGAGAAAAAAACAATGACAGAAAACAATCAACAAAATAGTAGAACGAAAACAATACTCAATCTTTTAAAGATTCTTTTTTTAGGCGCAATTGGTAGCGGAATTTGGGATATAGTTATGAAACCAGCTGGCTCACGAATAATAGATATAATATTTGTAACATTTGCCGATACATTTTCAAGCTATCGTAATTCCCTATTTAAGGCAGCAGCATTAGGTTTTCATGAACAGTCATCAGTTTTTCTTCACTCAATGTACATTGCGACAATCCCTGCTATATATCTAATACTCGTATTAGAACATCCGTATAGAAAAAAAAATAAATCAGAGAATGAAACTGGTAAAGTAAAGTCATTTATTAGATCAAAAAAAGGGTTTCAATTAATTTCTATAATAACAGTTGCAGTTTTCTTAAATTCATTTTTAGATTTCATTAAAATAAGTTACGTAAATCGAACTATAACTCATTTTCATCAGACACTCACAATTATTGAACCTTTCATATCTTCACAAGACGCTAAAATTTACCGAGCAGCATTCTCAGCAATGAAATCTTCAGAAGATTATAAACGTATTGATGAACAAATTAAACTGAAAGCAAAACAATTAAAAATAACTCTGCCAGAAGCAAAATCAGTCATATATTAAAACCGATATTTTTTAAACAAATTGTCAAATATTCTAAAATAATTTCAAAAAAAACTATTAGCTGCGTAACGGCGTATAACAGCAGCTACTCACTGCGCTTCGGGACTTACGCCCTCGCTTGGCCTGCGGCACATTTCCCTTCTGGCATTCGCTCGCATACGCAAGCTGCATGCCAGTCCCTAACGTCCCGTTGGGACTCAGGGTCGGGAAACGTCGAGTAGCCTAGTTCGTTATACGCAATAAATTTAAATTCGATTTAAAACTTGAAAAATTTAATTAAAAACTTAAAGAAAATTCTAAATTTAAAGAATTTAGCACTGCTCATTACCATGCTAATTCTCCTACTATTTTCTACATTAAATATTAAAATAAATACACTTTTCCTTATATTCATCACAGTATATATATTATTTTCATACTCAATGTATACCTTGATTTGGAAGAATGATATAAAATTACTTCTACTTTTATCTATTACAAATTACATTTTCATTTTAGTTACAATTATAAGTATTGCGATAACGCCATTTGAAAATATCCTATTTTACTTTCTTGCACCTTCCTTGATAATCTTACAAAAGCAAGTCATAGATCGTGATCTTTTAATTAAAACTTTTTTATTTAAATTGGAAATAGTTTTCAGAATCATATATTCATCATTAATCTTCTCCCTATTTATTTTTTTATTATTCATAGAACATATCAAACTTACATTTGTAATAACTTTATATTTTTCCTTACCTTTCCTATTATATTTAATTTTCCTTTTTGTTTTTAAGAAAAAACGCAAAATTTTCAGTAAATACCTTCTCTCTTATTACAAAGTTTCTTTCCCAATTATTTCGATTTATTGGTTTACTCATTGTCTAATACTTTCACTACCAAAACCAGCCAATTAATTACAAATTTACTGCGTATAACAGCGACTAACCGCTTCACTTCGGGACTTGCGCCCTCGTTCGGTCTACGACACATAGGCTTTTGTCACTCCTCTTGCCTACGCAAGCGTCGTGCCAATCCCTAACGTCCCATCCGGGACTCAGGGCCAGCCTACGTCGGTTAGTCTAGTTCGTTATCTGCAATGCCAAAAACTCGAGAGGAAAATGAAAAAAGAATATTCTAGAAAAATCGAATTAATTTGTCCTTTATGTGGAAGTAAATTATTTGAATACGATGAACAAAAGGAAAATCCAGATATAACTTGTATCTCCTGCAAAAAAATTTTTAAAAAAGATGAACTGACAGAAGCTAACCAAGAAAACTTTAGCATAAATATAAATGAATTACATAAAGAGGCAACGAAAGATATTGCTAAAGATTTAAAAGAAATATTAAAAAAGACTTTAGGGAAGAATAAAAATTTCAAAATAAAGTGAGAAAGCTATGTTAGCAGGCGATTACATTGCAATTGTCGCAGTTATTGTATCAATAATTTCTATAGTTGTATCAATTTTCATTTATAATAATCAAAAAAGATATATTAAAACCCAACATGAATTAAATAAACTTTTGCTTGAAAAAGAAAAAAAGGAAGTTGAAACATCAGAAGAGGCGTTTATTTCAGCAAATGTAGTTAAATTAGGCAGTGGTAAAAATAGAATTAGAATTTTTAACAAAGGAAAAGGCAGAGCTAATAACGTAAACATTACATACCCAGAAGATCATAATTGGTCAATTACAAATCGGATTCTTCCTCTTGAATTCTTAGATTCAGGCCAATCAGTTGAAATAATATTATCAATGTTTATGGGATCACAAAGCAAAATTAGAGCAATTCTCACTTGGAATGACAAAGCTGGTGAAAAAACCAATGAAGTCATTCTTACTTATTTATAATTGGCACAGCAGATAACAGCGACTAACCGCTTCACTTCGGGACTTACGCCCTCGTTCGGTCTCCGACACATAGGCTTTTGTCACTTCTCTTGCTTACGCAAGCGTCGTGCCAATCCCTAACGTCCCCTTCAGGGACTCAGGGTCAGCCTACGTCGGTTAGTCTAGTTCGTTATACGACATTTTGTAAAATAAAACCCTAAATGAAAAAAATATTATATATAATCCCTTTAATTCTCTGTTCTTCAATATT encodes:
- a CDS encoding ECs_2282 family putative zinc-binding protein; amino-acid sequence: MKKEYSRKIELICPLCGSKLFEYDEQKENPDITCISCKKIFKKDELTEANQENFSININELHKEATKDIAKDLKEILKKTLGKNKNFKIK